The following are encoded in a window of Chryseobacterium sp. genomic DNA:
- a CDS encoding helix-turn-helix transcriptional regulator, which yields MAKNEQILRLKLIEVLLRERKENGASYDEIEKYLEKQFASKDLGSELRFSKKTFERDKKAISEIMGFEISYSRKYDKYVISEEELEQSQDSVFDNLLLVQAYRETRDRSDIMFFEDRKSRGLQHLHGLVHAIMNRRLISLRYQSFSESEGKDRVLEPYALKEFRYRWYLLARDSDKNDSAQPDGIVKAYGLDRISALEIKKTTFQRTDFDVKEEYSNLFGIISPNDHKLEEIVLSFDAHQGQYIKSLPLHHSQEIIQDDDTELRIRLKLYPTYDFKQEILSYGNRVCVISPATFRNEVKKEIQEMLAFYE from the coding sequence ATGGCAAAGAATGAACAGATCCTGAGACTTAAACTGATTGAAGTCCTGCTCAGGGAGCGTAAGGAAAATGGTGCTTCCTACGACGAAATTGAAAAATACCTGGAAAAACAGTTTGCCTCCAAGGACCTGGGTTCGGAACTGAGGTTCAGCAAAAAAACCTTTGAGCGCGATAAGAAAGCCATTTCTGAAATTATGGGATTTGAGATTTCGTATTCGCGTAAATACGATAAATACGTTATCAGCGAGGAGGAACTGGAGCAGTCGCAGGACAGTGTTTTCGATAATCTGCTGCTGGTGCAGGCGTACCGCGAGACCCGTGACCGCAGCGACATTATGTTTTTTGAGGACCGGAAGTCCAGGGGTCTGCAGCACCTTCATGGCCTGGTGCACGCCATTATGAACCGGCGGCTGATCAGCCTGCGCTATCAGAGTTTTTCTGAATCGGAGGGAAAAGACAGGGTGCTGGAACCTTACGCGCTTAAGGAATTCCGTTACCGCTGGTATCTGCTGGCCCGCGACTCCGACAAAAATGATTCAGCGCAACCTGATGGCATAGTTAAGGCCTATGGCTTGGACCGTATCTCCGCTCTTGAGATAAAGAAAACCACTTTCCAAAGGACAGATTTTGACGTAAAGGAGGAATACAGCAATCTTTTTGGCATTATTTCGCCAAATGATCATAAACTGGAGGAAATTGTACTGAGTTTTGATGCCCATCAGGGTCAGTACATCAAGTCTTTGCCGCTGCATCATTCGCAGGAAATTATTCAAGACGATGACACCGAACTCCGCATCCGTCTCAAGCTGTATCCCACCTACGATTTCAAACAGGAAATCCTGTCCTACGGCAACCGCGTTTGCGTAATAAGCCCTGCCACTTTTCGTAATGAGGTTAAAAAAGAAATTCAGGAGATGCTTGCGTTTTATGAGTAA
- a CDS encoding type I restriction endonuclease subunit R, producing MSYEYSEDALIEQATEDVLKELGWTTITAWQNETIGEAGLLGRDNKTEVVLERHLLAALKRFNPGLPDLAYSRAIEKIVQKESGKTTAQQNKAKALLLKNGVEVSFITEEGKSQKKILKVFDFRDYRNNEFLAVRQLEVSGELHNRRPDVIGFVNGIPLVFFELKAHAVDLRSAYEDNLKDYKDTIPHIFYHNAFIILSNGTDAKVGTITSPYKYFLDWKRITEEEEGIVSLDTLLRGTCAPENLMDIFENFLLFDDSSGSIVKLMAKNHQFIGVNRVLENVQNIEDLEGKLGVYWHTQGSGKTYSMVFLCEKIHRKFGGAYTFLIVVDRTELENQAYDTFSGVGVVHNKNIIAGKKKGISGREHLRELLSENHRYVFSLIHKFSIDPALETEYPLITDRRNIIVISDEAHRTQGGKYARNMRFYGLPNASYLGFTGTPIIKDEEEVTKNIFGEYVSVYDFKRAIEDEATLPLKYLNRGEKLKLENPALNEQMAEVFENENLDEDQKKKLAFLFKKEYPILTAEPRLRKIAKDLVWHFNERGYQGKAMYVALDKPTAVRMYQYVMEYWPEYLAELDQQIALSKDPQEEQELRRKYSIAASTEVCVVVSQEQNEVDKFRTMNLDIESHRRKMVERNLEKEFKDEDHPFRLAIVCAMWITGFDAPCVSTVYLDKPIKGHTLMQTIARANRVYDDEKENGLIVDYGNVYRQLEKAYAVYGEGDSGKKGGGKYDDKPFEQLEAMAGEVKSAIAEVTAMLQELDFDLKELMDATPMQKIAAINKGANAVCRNEETRAKFEISARNVFRKYKALFPEKQAKQFTKQYNAVDALYSKLNQKVKSADVTEIIMRLQAVVDEHVQVDHVAEPVNVEIDLSKFDMDALRKAFEKVARKNELVYDLNTAVEQKLEQMLQENPLRLDFYERYREIVEAYNNGKSETELIRSFEQLTAFVKELSAEERRAYSENLDQQTLSIFDLLIQNKELNLKEREQVKKVAKETLELLQREKLNIPNWKESRELKAGVKTIIYDQLLWLPEEKYTDEEVSMKTVAVYQHLYTYSFA from the coding sequence ATGTCCTACGAATACTCAGAAGACGCTCTTATAGAACAGGCCACTGAAGATGTGCTGAAGGAACTCGGCTGGACGACCATTACCGCCTGGCAGAATGAGACTATTGGAGAAGCGGGCTTGCTGGGGAGGGACAATAAAACCGAAGTAGTACTGGAGCGGCATCTGCTGGCAGCGTTGAAACGCTTTAATCCCGGCTTGCCTGATCTGGCGTATTCGCGTGCTATTGAGAAAATCGTACAGAAGGAATCGGGGAAAACCACCGCGCAGCAGAACAAAGCCAAAGCACTCCTGCTTAAAAATGGCGTTGAAGTTTCGTTCATCACTGAAGAGGGTAAGTCACAGAAGAAAATTCTTAAAGTTTTTGATTTCAGGGATTACCGCAACAATGAGTTTCTGGCCGTGCGCCAGCTGGAAGTGTCGGGTGAACTGCACAACCGCCGCCCGGATGTGATAGGATTTGTAAACGGGATTCCATTGGTTTTCTTTGAACTTAAAGCGCACGCCGTGGATCTGCGTTCAGCGTATGAGGACAATCTGAAGGATTATAAAGACACCATTCCGCATATTTTCTATCACAATGCATTTATCATTCTTTCCAACGGTACCGACGCCAAAGTAGGAACCATCACAAGCCCTTACAAATACTTTCTGGACTGGAAAAGGATTACGGAAGAGGAAGAAGGCATAGTAAGTCTGGATACGCTGCTCCGCGGTACCTGCGCGCCGGAAAATCTCATGGACATTTTCGAAAACTTCCTCCTGTTTGATGATAGCAGCGGAAGCATCGTAAAACTGATGGCCAAAAACCACCAGTTTATCGGCGTAAACCGTGTGTTGGAAAATGTGCAGAACATTGAAGACCTGGAAGGTAAACTTGGTGTTTACTGGCACACGCAGGGGTCGGGTAAAACCTATTCGATGGTATTCCTCTGCGAAAAGATCCACCGCAAGTTTGGCGGCGCCTATACCTTCCTCATTGTGGTGGACCGTACCGAGCTGGAGAATCAGGCCTATGATACTTTCTCCGGTGTGGGAGTGGTGCACAACAAAAACATCATTGCCGGAAAGAAGAAAGGCATTTCGGGGCGCGAGCATCTGCGGGAACTGCTGAGCGAGAATCACCGCTATGTGTTTTCCCTTATCCATAAATTCTCAATCGATCCTGCGTTAGAAACAGAATATCCGCTGATTACCGATCGCAGGAATATTATCGTCATCTCCGATGAGGCACACCGTACCCAGGGCGGAAAGTATGCGAGGAATATGCGCTTCTACGGACTTCCGAATGCTTCCTACCTTGGTTTCACAGGAACACCTATTATTAAGGATGAAGAAGAGGTGACGAAGAATATTTTCGGTGAATATGTATCCGTCTACGATTTCAAAAGAGCCATTGAAGATGAAGCTACGCTTCCTTTAAAATACCTGAACAGAGGCGAGAAGCTGAAGCTTGAAAATCCGGCCCTGAACGAGCAGATGGCGGAAGTTTTCGAAAACGAGAATCTGGACGAAGACCAGAAAAAAAAACTGGCCTTTCTGTTTAAAAAGGAATATCCCATCTTAACCGCGGAGCCCAGACTCCGTAAAATAGCGAAAGACCTCGTGTGGCATTTCAATGAAAGAGGCTATCAGGGAAAGGCGATGTATGTCGCGCTGGATAAACCTACAGCCGTACGGATGTACCAGTATGTGATGGAATACTGGCCGGAGTATCTGGCCGAGCTCGACCAGCAGATTGCCTTGTCAAAAGATCCGCAGGAAGAGCAGGAACTTCGCCGCAAATACAGTATCGCTGCTTCAACTGAGGTTTGCGTGGTGGTGAGTCAGGAACAGAATGAAGTGGATAAATTCAGGACGATGAATCTGGATATTGAAAGTCACCGCCGAAAGATGGTGGAAAGAAATCTGGAGAAGGAATTCAAGGACGAAGACCATCCTTTCCGCCTTGCGATTGTCTGCGCCATGTGGATTACCGGTTTTGATGCGCCCTGTGTCTCGACCGTGTATCTGGACAAACCCATAAAAGGGCATACGCTGATGCAGACAATTGCGCGTGCCAACCGTGTGTATGATGACGAAAAGGAAAATGGACTTATCGTAGATTATGGTAATGTGTACCGGCAGCTCGAAAAAGCCTATGCGGTTTATGGTGAAGGTGACAGCGGAAAGAAGGGAGGCGGCAAATATGATGATAAGCCTTTTGAACAGTTGGAAGCCATGGCCGGAGAGGTGAAGTCGGCAATTGCAGAGGTAACCGCCATGCTGCAGGAACTGGATTTTGATCTTAAAGAACTGATGGATGCTACCCCAATGCAGAAAATTGCAGCGATTAACAAAGGAGCGAATGCGGTGTGCCGTAATGAAGAAACCCGCGCCAAGTTTGAAATCTCTGCCAGAAATGTGTTCAGGAAATACAAAGCCCTCTTTCCCGAAAAGCAGGCGAAGCAGTTTACAAAACAGTACAATGCGGTTGACGCGCTGTACAGTAAACTAAATCAGAAAGTAAAGTCTGCTGATGTCACGGAAATCATTATGCGGCTGCAAGCGGTGGTAGACGAGCATGTGCAGGTGGATCATGTGGCTGAACCCGTAAACGTTGAAATAGATCTGTCAAAATTCGACATGGATGCCCTGCGGAAAGCATTTGAAAAGGTAGCCAGAAAGAATGAATTGGTGTACGATCTGAATACGGCCGTAGAACAGAAACTCGAACAGATGCTTCAGGAAAACCCGTTGCGTCTGGATTTCTATGAGCGGTACCGGGAAATTGTTGAGGCTTATAACAACGGTAAGAGTGAAACAGAACTGATCCGCAGTTTTGAGCAGCTGACGGCGTTTGTAAAAGAACTGTCGGCGGAGGAGAGAAGAGCCTACTCAGAAAACTTGGACCAACAAACCCTTTCGATCTTCGATCTTCTGATTCAGAATAAAGAACTCAATCTGAAAGAGCGCGAACAGGTGAAAAAAGTTGCTAAGGAAACCCTGGAACTACTGCAGCGCGAGAAACTGAATATTCCCAACTGGAAGGAAAGCCGTGAACTGAAAGCCGGTGTGAAGACCATCATCTACGATCAGCTTCTCTGGCTACCCGAGGAAAAATATACCGATGAAGAAGTGAGCATGAAGACTGTTGCGGTGTATCAGCATCTTTACACGTATAGTTTTGCTTAG
- a CDS encoding DUF262 domain-containing protein, with the protein MIGFKKIKEVIQVEDGITSNYFSLETLIHFSETIHLQIPLYQRLYVWGVEEIKLFIEDISEAFLENNGSYYIGNMMFASKITDDKLVIDLIDGQQRFTTLWLLSIILGQYSNDLAKFAFVNDRPRLSFSSRDKVNEYFALLGNQTIDILKKENIHFDDHDESLEPIIGGMLNIFNSLKEVIIKYGWKEDNLEDFGSYIYQNLIMVQTTVPSKNNLNQIFESLNSGGKQLENHQILKSRFLSVLRKKENLSNADIDVLVYKWDASSKMNLYLERSVYSTTAEKWEKVLHSQIWNSGFHSNHSDAYFLLNNYIANDRKPIDLLSILENEPDASVSKNNSQHENSRSIIGFPQLILHTLRVYNLLYNINDPIQVDSKNLLRFFSTDKGEFSSSENIVKFINLLFELRFLFDKFVIKWTSEDEDNQESLLINKVYYNNSDKSYSVKREFTESNKQLSLIQSVLYIVQESKTQYWLTSFLYYLYDRYNHQNVLESYEDSIISSTLFIEKLDNYFYCQKNDDQSMSQLSFKNFKTIFEKEVSGDFNFIHQELNLLNGTFFFRYWFHKTEYLIWKYRDEFKAIIPEAEYQLWNKYKITFKTSIEHIFPQSKDHFEEDADRVLYQKSVETPILKDHFGNLVLLTVSENSEYSALMPEVKKDKYRAKLENNYIDSLKSSLIFNLVVTEDIDRKWIKEDWNFSKAQYHLEHHIIPLYEKHLKL; encoded by the coding sequence ATGATTGGTTTTAAAAAAATAAAAGAAGTTATTCAAGTAGAAGATGGGATTACATCTAATTATTTTAGTTTAGAAACTCTTATACACTTTTCCGAAACTATTCATTTACAGATACCACTTTACCAGAGATTGTATGTTTGGGGTGTTGAAGAAATCAAACTTTTTATTGAAGATATTTCTGAAGCTTTTTTAGAAAATAATGGGTCGTATTATATCGGCAATATGATGTTTGCAAGTAAAATTACAGATGATAAACTAGTTATTGATTTAATAGACGGCCAGCAAAGGTTCACTACATTATGGCTATTATCGATTATTCTTGGACAATACAGTAATGACCTGGCAAAGTTTGCCTTTGTAAATGACAGACCTCGTTTGAGTTTCAGTTCAAGAGATAAAGTGAATGAGTATTTCGCTCTATTGGGTAATCAAACAATTGATATATTAAAAAAGGAGAATATTCACTTTGATGATCATGATGAATCTCTTGAGCCAATTATAGGTGGGATGTTAAATATTTTCAATTCCTTAAAAGAAGTAATTATTAAGTATGGTTGGAAGGAAGATAACTTAGAAGATTTTGGAAGTTACATCTACCAAAATCTTATAATGGTTCAAACTACAGTTCCATCCAAAAATAATCTTAATCAAATTTTTGAATCATTAAATAGTGGCGGGAAGCAATTGGAGAATCATCAAATCCTTAAATCGAGGTTTTTAAGTGTTCTAAGAAAAAAAGAGAATTTATCTAATGCTGACATTGATGTTTTAGTGTATAAGTGGGATGCATCTTCAAAAATGAATCTTTATTTAGAAAGAAGCGTGTACAGCACTACAGCTGAAAAATGGGAAAAGGTCCTTCATTCACAGATTTGGAATTCAGGATTCCACTCCAATCACTCCGATGCCTATTTTCTGTTAAATAATTACATAGCGAATGATAGAAAACCTATTGACTTACTATCTATTTTAGAAAATGAACCTGACGCTTCTGTATCAAAAAATAACTCTCAGCACGAAAACAGCAGAAGTATAATTGGATTTCCCCAATTAATTTTACATACTTTGAGAGTGTATAATCTGTTATATAACATTAATGATCCCATCCAAGTGGATTCAAAAAATTTACTGAGATTTTTTTCCACAGACAAAGGAGAATTTTCTTCATCGGAAAATATTGTGAAATTTATTAATTTATTATTTGAACTGAGATTCTTATTTGACAAATTTGTCATTAAATGGACTTCTGAAGATGAGGATAATCAAGAAAGCCTTTTGATTAATAAAGTATATTATAACAATAGCGACAAGTCTTACTCAGTAAAAAGAGAATTTACAGAAAGTAATAAACAGCTAAGTCTCATACAGTCTGTCCTGTATATTGTACAAGAGTCCAAAACTCAATATTGGCTCACGTCCTTTCTTTATTATTTGTACGACAGATATAATCACCAGAATGTCTTAGAATCCTACGAAGATTCTATTATATCATCCACTTTATTTATTGAAAAATTGGACAATTATTTCTATTGTCAAAAAAATGATGATCAAAGTATGTCACAACTTAGTTTCAAAAATTTTAAGACCATATTTGAAAAAGAAGTAAGTGGAGATTTTAATTTTATCCATCAAGAGCTTAATTTACTAAATGGAACATTTTTCTTCCGATATTGGTTTCATAAAACGGAATACTTAATTTGGAAATATAGAGATGAATTTAAAGCCATAATACCCGAGGCGGAGTATCAGCTATGGAATAAATATAAAATTACATTTAAGACTTCTATAGAACACATCTTTCCCCAAAGTAAGGATCACTTCGAAGAAGATGCGGATCGTGTTTTATATCAGAAGTCGGTTGAAACGCCGATATTGAAGGATCATTTTGGAAATTTAGTATTATTGACTGTGAGCGAAAATTCTGAATATTCTGCATTAATGCCGGAAGTTAAGAAGGATAAATATAGAGCTAAACTTGAAAATAATTATATTGATTCATTGAAGTCATCTCTTATCTTTAATTTAGTTGTTACCGAAGATATAGACAGAAAATGGATTAAAGAAGATTGGAATTTCAGCAAAGCGCAATATCACTTAGAACACCACATCATTCCATTGTACGAAAAACATTTAAAATTGTAA
- a CDS encoding restriction endonuclease subunit S: protein MRIKIGDACEFINGGSWTESDYRECGLPVLKVSNFNSSGFTINDISFLNSELGNKYIKNKLEINDIIIATVGSHPSLVNSAAGRTIRVNSNVVNYFLNQNAICLRVNYDENINQIYLYYLTETTEFRNFIQQRGKGAANQMRIPISGIKDFSWDFPPLETQKKIASILSGYDDLIENNLKRIKILQEMAQQTYEEWFVRMRFPGHESATINPETGLPEGWEKVKIENLCMVSGGGTPSKNNKEYWIDGDINWFTPSDLTKNKSLVITDSELKTNSLGISKSSAKILQSDSFIMTSRATIGVFALLDKPFSTNQGFINITPNHKNLKGYLLYNFIFRMDQLKGLATGATFPELSKSKFKVLDIIKPSVEVLNQFSEYFDVITKQLFNLTYQNQRLREARDILLPRLMMGMVEV, encoded by the coding sequence ATGAGAATAAAAATTGGAGATGCTTGTGAATTTATAAATGGTGGAAGTTGGACTGAAAGTGATTATCGTGAATGTGGACTTCCTGTTTTAAAGGTTTCAAATTTTAATAGTTCAGGATTTACTATTAATGATATAAGTTTTTTAAATTCTGAATTAGGAAATAAATACATAAAAAATAAATTAGAAATTAACGATATTATAATTGCAACTGTTGGTTCTCATCCAAGTTTAGTTAATTCAGCTGCTGGTAGAACAATTAGAGTTAATTCAAATGTTGTTAATTACTTTTTAAATCAAAACGCAATTTGTTTAAGAGTTAATTATGATGAAAACATTAATCAGATTTACCTGTATTATTTAACTGAAACAACTGAATTTAGAAATTTTATACAACAAAGGGGAAAAGGGGCTGCTAATCAGATGAGGATTCCAATTTCTGGAATTAAAGATTTTTCTTGGGATTTTCCCCCACTCGAAACCCAAAAGAAAATCGCTTCGATTTTATCAGGTTATGATGATTTGATAGAGAACAACCTCAAGCGCATCAAAATTTTGCAAGAAATGGCACAGCAAACCTACGAAGAATGGTTTGTGCGTATGCGTTTTCCGGGGCACGAATCCGCAACCATCAATCCCGAAACAGGTTTGCCTGAGGGTTGGGAGAAAGTGAAAATTGAAAATTTATGTATGGTATCAGGTGGCGGTACTCCATCAAAAAACAATAAAGAATATTGGATAGATGGTGATATTAATTGGTTTACGCCATCTGATTTAACTAAGAATAAGTCATTAGTTATTACTGATAGCGAATTAAAAACTAATAGTTTAGGGATATCTAAAAGCTCTGCGAAAATTTTACAGTCTGATTCTTTTATAATGACTAGTAGAGCAACTATTGGTGTGTTCGCTTTATTAGATAAGCCTTTTTCAACTAATCAAGGTTTTATTAATATAACTCCTAACCATAAAAATTTGAAAGGATATTTATTATATAATTTCATTTTTAGAATGGATCAATTGAAAGGTTTAGCGACTGGTGCTACATTTCCCGAATTATCTAAATCAAAATTTAAGGTTTTAGATATTATAAAACCTTCAGTTGAGGTATTAAATCAATTTTCAGAATATTTTGATGTAATAACAAAACAGCTATTCAATCTAACATACCAAAACCAACGTTTACGTGAGGCGCGAGATATTTTATTGCCACGCTTGATGATGGGGATGGTGGAGGTGTAG
- a CDS encoding class I SAM-dependent DNA methyltransferase, with amino-acid sequence MTQTSIKQLEIELWEAADELRANSKLTAAEYKDPLLGLILLRFAENKFHEAQQQLEQSLPVNPRTQKRREATKDDYARAGAMFLPEKAQYSYLAALPESEDLAEAVNTAMKLIEAEYEELAGILPKNYQDLTPEDDTDNNLLANLIRIFNSDSVRQAKGDVFGRVYEYFLMKLSMMGAGAQEGGEFFTPPSLVQLIVNFIKPDHGIIHDPACGSGGMFVQTAHFIKDHLNRRVNEAITVYGTEYKSNTTRLAKMNLAIHGIEGKIANNNSFYSDPHELYGKCDFVMANPPFNVDKVDAKNKFLAEDKRLPFGAPLTGKGTIGNANYLWIQYFMSYLNPKGRAGFVMASSATDAGNAEKRILEELVKTGNVDCIVSIGNNFFYTRSLPCHVWFFDKGKRPENKNKILMIDARNVYRKVTTTINDFSEEQLEGLTAIMALYRGETPEVAADNAWFNEHFPDGTYRDIEGLCKMVTIDEVAEQDYSLTPGRYVGVNIDIDMDFDYQSRMQELHSELATLNEEANQLMNQIQAVKL; translated from the coding sequence ATGACCCAAACATCAATCAAACAACTCGAAATAGAACTGTGGGAAGCCGCAGACGAACTCAGAGCCAACTCCAAGCTGACGGCTGCCGAATACAAAGACCCTTTACTGGGACTGATTCTGCTGCGCTTTGCCGAAAATAAATTTCATGAGGCTCAGCAGCAGCTGGAACAATCCCTGCCCGTAAATCCGCGTACGCAGAAACGCCGCGAAGCCACCAAAGATGATTACGCACGTGCCGGAGCCATGTTCCTGCCGGAAAAAGCCCAGTACAGCTATCTGGCCGCGCTGCCGGAAAGTGAAGATCTGGCCGAAGCCGTGAATACCGCCATGAAACTGATTGAAGCGGAATATGAAGAGCTCGCGGGCATTCTCCCGAAGAACTATCAGGACCTGACGCCCGAAGACGATACCGACAATAACCTCCTGGCCAACCTAATCCGGATTTTCAACAGCGATTCGGTGCGGCAGGCGAAAGGCGATGTGTTCGGGCGGGTGTACGAATATTTCCTGATGAAACTTTCCATGATGGGTGCAGGTGCACAGGAAGGTGGCGAATTCTTTACGCCGCCGTCTCTGGTACAGCTCATCGTTAACTTTATTAAGCCCGACCACGGTATTATTCACGATCCGGCCTGTGGCTCGGGCGGTATGTTTGTGCAGACGGCACATTTCATTAAAGACCATCTGAACAGAAGGGTGAACGAAGCCATAACGGTGTATGGCACCGAATATAAATCCAACACCACCCGGCTGGCGAAGATGAACCTTGCCATTCACGGCATTGAAGGCAAAATAGCCAACAACAATTCCTTCTACAGCGATCCGCATGAACTGTACGGCAAATGCGATTTTGTGATGGCCAATCCTCCGTTTAACGTGGATAAAGTAGATGCGAAAAACAAATTCCTGGCGGAAGACAAACGGCTGCCTTTCGGTGCGCCGTTGACCGGAAAAGGAACGATTGGCAACGCCAACTATCTGTGGATACAGTATTTTATGTCGTACCTGAACCCGAAAGGCCGTGCGGGTTTTGTAATGGCTTCTTCGGCTACGGATGCCGGAAATGCCGAAAAACGTATTCTTGAAGAATTGGTAAAAACCGGAAATGTAGATTGTATTGTTTCTATCGGGAACAACTTTTTCTATACGCGTTCGTTGCCTTGCCACGTTTGGTTTTTTGACAAAGGCAAACGTCCTGAAAACAAGAATAAAATCCTGATGATCGATGCACGTAATGTGTACCGAAAAGTAACCACGACGATTAACGATTTCTCGGAAGAGCAATTAGAAGGCTTAACAGCAATAATGGCGCTTTACAGAGGCGAAACTCCAGAAGTAGCTGCTGATAACGCTTGGTTTAACGAGCATTTCCCTGATGGAACCTATCGTGATATTGAAGGTTTGTGCAAGATGGTGACGATAGACGAAGTAGCCGAACAGGATTACAGCCTCACACCAGGACGTTATGTAGGCGTGAATATAGACATTGATATGGATTTTGATTACCAAAGCCGTATGCAAGAACTCCACAGCGAATTAGCGACCTTGAACGAAGAAGCCAACCAGTTGATGAACCAAATTCAAGCGGTGAAATTATGA
- a CDS encoding helix-turn-helix transcriptional regulator, with protein sequence MSLLDTLTRHRIIIQKLRVKPCSFEEIQGRLNKESEITGGNYVVSIRTFQRDLQDISTLYSIEIAFNKSTKKYEIVCSMADEYSERMFEAFDIYQALKSRDDFSEYIQFDTRKPSGTGYLAELLVAVRDRKQIKITYQKFWSDTFEERTLEPYLLKEFRRRWYVFAYELNSRDFRVFGLDRIRNLLETGLKFQHPKTVHPKEYFTEVFGIIGSSGDFTTQDIVLSFRKSPADSIYIPNQGEYLKTMPLHASQEIMKDTPEEIIFKVRLKPNWEFMMELLGYGEYVEVLEPASLRDDLQKRLKAALKMYSNAEIRGRS encoded by the coding sequence ATGTCGTTACTTGATACATTAACACGTCACCGGATCATTATTCAGAAACTGCGCGTAAAACCCTGCAGTTTTGAAGAAATTCAGGGCAGACTGAATAAAGAATCGGAAATAACGGGCGGAAATTATGTTGTTTCCATCCGCACCTTTCAGCGTGATTTGCAGGATATCTCCACGCTCTACAGCATAGAAATCGCTTTTAACAAGTCCACAAAAAAATATGAGATTGTCTGTTCAATGGCTGATGAGTATTCTGAACGCATGTTCGAAGCTTTTGATATTTATCAGGCACTCAAAAGCCGCGATGATTTCTCTGAATATATTCAGTTCGATACCCGCAAGCCCTCCGGTACGGGGTATCTTGCCGAACTGCTGGTCGCTGTCCGGGACAGAAAACAGATTAAAATCACCTATCAGAAATTCTGGTCGGACACTTTTGAAGAGCGTACGCTTGAACCTTATTTACTGAAGGAATTCAGACGGCGCTGGTATGTTTTTGCCTATGAGCTCAATTCGAGGGATTTCAGGGTTTTTGGTCTGGACCGTATCAGGAACCTGTTGGAAACCGGCCTTAAGTTTCAGCATCCCAAAACTGTTCATCCCAAGGAATATTTTACAGAAGTCTTTGGAATTATTGGCTCTTCGGGTGACTTTACAACGCAGGACATTGTACTTTCATTCAGAAAAAGTCCGGCAGACAGTATCTATATTCCCAATCAGGGCGAATATCTCAAAACCATGCCGTTGCATGCGTCGCAGGAAATCATGAAAGACACTCCGGAAGAAATCATCTTTAAAGTCAGGCTGAAACCAAACTGGGAGTTTATGATGGAACTTTTGGGATATGGTGAATATGTGGAAGTACTGGAGCCTGCATCACTACGTGATGACCTTCAGAAAAGGCTAAAGGCCGCTTTGAAAATGTATTCGAATGCTGAAATCCGGGGCAGAAGTTAA
- a CDS encoding DUF2493 domain-containing protein, with translation MLKCAIIGGRDFDDYDFMKKMLDEKFDNLSFVECIVSGGAKGADTLAERYAKDIGRPMVVYRPDYKKFGRAAPFIRNSEIVEHSDIVYAFWDGRSNGTRDALNKAKELGKIIYIFNYNQEE, from the coding sequence ATGCTGAAATGTGCAATTATTGGAGGTCGTGATTTTGATGATTATGACTTTATGAAGAAAATGTTGGATGAAAAATTTGACAATCTGAGTTTTGTGGAATGCATTGTGTCCGGTGGTGCAAAAGGTGCTGATACCCTTGCTGAACGTTATGCTAAGGACATAGGACGTCCCATGGTGGTTTACCGTCCGGATTATAAGAAGTTCGGCCGGGCCGCACCTTTTATAAGGAATTCCGAGATCGTTGAACATTCGGATATTGTATATGCATTTTGGGACGGCCGTTCGAACGGCACGCGGGATGCACTTAATAAAGCAAAAGAACTGGGTAAAATCATCTACATATTTAATTACAACCAGGAGGAGTAA